Below is a genomic region from Tripterygium wilfordii isolate XIE 37 chromosome 12, ASM1340144v1, whole genome shotgun sequence.
ACATTTTTGTTGctttaagtttttgtgtaacttcgaATTATGTGTTTCTATAGGGTCTTGCTGGAATGGTGAAAGAAGCAGCTCCAGTAGCGCTGAGACAGTGGGGTGGTGATGGAGGTACGCCCTGGGACGACGGGGTGTTCTCAGGAGTGAAGAGAATTTTCTTGACAAAAGGAGAAGCCATATATTGTATACAAATTGAGTACGATCGAAACGACCAGTCTGTTTGGTCGGTTAGGCATGGTGGTGGCAGTGAAGGTAGCTCTCACGTGGTAATCATTTCACACTCCCATGCTTAGATTTCAATATCTATATTGCCAATTGAACTGCGGTATTCGTATCTTATGGACTCTGTCAGTTTGTTGCAATTCAACAGATCAAATTCGATTGTCCACAAGAAATCCTTACAAGCGTGTGTGGATATTATGGCGCTCTCGCTGGGGATGAACGTGCTGCTGTAATAAGGTCTCTCACCTTCTTTACCAATAAGGGAAAATATGGACCATTTGGAGAGGAAAGAGGAACATTTTTCAGTTCCACAAAGAGTGAAGGGAAGATAGTTGGGTTCCATGGAAGGAGTGGATGCTACTTGAACGCGGTTGGAGTGCATATGCGTCCGTGGTCAAGTGATCAACAGGAGCCTGTGGAGGTAGGAGCTGCTGTCAAAATGATCATAAATAGGTTCCGTCCTTAGTCTACCTTTTGGGCTTCTGTATAATCTTATTATTACTCTATAAATTACCAAACAGAGAAAACAAAGGGTTATTATATGTTGTGGTATTTGCAGAGCTTGTAAGTTGTAATGGGTGGTTGGACCCAAGTCTCACTAAACTTGGTTCACAAAGTTTGAaatgtttttaacttttttttcctttttttaactaCAAAAGTTTGATTTGAATTGAACTTTTTAAGTTTCAGAAGCTTTAAGTTTTAACAAACCCTAATCAACTCAACCACTTTGATAAATCTagtggtaaatttttttttagggttaaacTGTATATACTTGGAAGATCATAAGTTTATATTCCACTAGGAGTAGTATGTGGTCACGTGCTAGATTTTGGTTAATCTTATTTTGTTATCATGTATGAAATTTATGTGTGTTCGCTCGAAAAAGCCTAGTCAATTCTGAGCAAAGCTCAGATCATATTCAGGTGCCAGCTCGGTTAAAATGGGCAGACCCGGCTCAACTGTCCTAGCATTAaccttagggcaaatgcaataagaaacaatttactgggccaacatttttgttggcccggttccacctctattacacaaaaagtcaagtcaaacacgtattctaatacagccacatcagcaaaacacaaatttctatacactttttcttcccacacactttctctttccacccaacccaacaacattccattcctccatattatccacaacaaaactacaccaaaacattaaatatcaatacatccacatcagcaaaacacttatcccaatacagccacataagcaaaacacattttacaatacagccacatcagcaaaagacaacatctttgttggcccaataccacttcaccattgcatttgcccttataaTGGGCCCTAATTACAAGTCCATtagtcctcttcttcttcttttgtagccccatctccaTCTTTCTCCTCCTTTAGAGTTGAaatctaagagcatccacagtgatgcaccaaatatccagcacttcaaaatcattctctctctcttctcatctatcctacgtggcacaatttaattggatgagtgaatcccacaatatacattattcatcaacacttcatacattccaacacttcatactcactttctctattttctctctcttcctttttatcatctctctcttctttttcatatctctctcttcttttcatcttctctttcttccttttcatcacctctctcttcactattcatcacctctctcttcactattcatcacctctctcttcactattcatcaactatatacatactccaactctcaagaaagtatcatctcaagtacttcaaattcttcccattgtggatgctctaagtaTGAAAAGCTGGAGGACTTTACGTTGGGCCCAGCCAGTGTATTTGCATGTTCcagtttttttactttttatttttatgatgaGTAATTAGCAATTTTTAcatattcaaattcaaaattttgattcgcTCTAATCATTTCAAATATATTGGTGAGTCATAAAGTATAAGTGTCGAAGTTGAACATAAATCATCAATTAAAGAAATTACAATCTCGAATATCACACGTATATGAGTTGAGGATTGTTATCCAACAAATATGTCACGAGTTGAGTTTTAACCCAATTCATTGTCTTCAGGTGAGAAACTATCATGCACGCGTGCCTGAGACtctagtttagacccatatcccCTATCCAAAGAATAAGTTTGTCTAATTTCATTCTCGGTTACCCacaaaagaaatattaaaatatatccAAGCTGAAGTAGTGGCTAGCGTTCGTCAACTTTTACATTTTACGCGCAGGGGTGGGGAATTATCTAgtaaaaatttattcaaaattgCAGCCAGAAGCGAGGGAAGAGAGGGATTCGTGGTATATCTCAACAAAAATACAGACCAAAAGCAACCACAATATAACTGAATAAAATACTCATTACTTTGACCTTCGTTATATTTTAAACAAGATCATTTCCACAAGATATCAGCAACCCCAAGTTTTATTCTGATCAGATTCCCAGCAGGGCTACAAAAGTGACCCCCAACTCAAGGCCCTCGGgattctaacaaaaaaaaatagcctTCAAAGAGGCCTGCAATAATCAGATAGCTCACGGTTAATGGAATTACCTGGACAAGGAAGTTAATCCAGAGAACAGTTGTGGATGTATTTGAGACGCTTAGTTATAGGTACTATTAAGCAGCCTTCGCCTTCAGTTTCACATAATTTCAACGGCACCAGCAGTTCTTGTAAGGCAGTAAGATGATTAAACAAATTCAGCAGAATCTTAGCCAATCTACAAAAACCTCAAAAAGAATGCTACCATCTATCATCTAGCGTGGTAAAAGACCAAGTTGCTCACACCTTATCACTTGGGAGCTAAATATTTGCGATATCTAGCCCAAAATCCCTCCTTCCTTCTGGCATAATCATTCTCTGACAAGGATCTCCTCCACTTGGTCCCAATTGATAAGTGTCGTTTCAAGAAAGGCTTGGAAAAGGCGCCCCTTGAACTAGAGCTGGCTTCCATCTTGGAAGCTTTTGCAACTTGTTTCGCATTGCTTTGGCGATCGATATCATCAAAACCACCATCAAGGTAACTGTCTATGACTCGATTTCTAGATATCTTATGGGTTTTTGCCCTTAAATCTGCCTCCATTCTCAAAGCCTTCCTAGACATCTTCGATACTTGGTTTTCTCCAACCATGCATATTGGGCAAGATGGGTCATACCTATCAGCCTCTTGCGTAAGTGTCTCCAGGCACTCAGCATGGTAAACATGACCACAAACCAGCACGGCAGCAACTGACAGCTCGTTGCAGCTCCATGAAGATCTCGCTGGCAAGAGCTTTGAGCAAGACCCACAAGTTTGCGACTCTAGAGACGGACAGTATGAGAGCCTTCCACTAGATTCACCTATCCTACCATGGGCAGAACCCAAGTGCTCACTGTCAAATGACCACCTCTCTCTCTGAGAAGATGCAACAAGCTCAGTAAAGGTGCGCATGGACCAGCCATCAGACGAACCACCATGGGATCCAGTTGTCAAGTCATTGCTGCAGGTGGAGTGTACAACTGACGACCTTCCATCAGACTCTGCATAATCATTTGGCGATTTCAATCCCAGGATTCGGCTATCTGACACCTGTCTAAATAGCCGGTACCCATGCGAACGCCGAGCCCGGCGGGTAGGGGTGGAGTTGGGAGGGAGCTGATGCACATGAGTTGAAAAAGGGTCGCCAACAGGCATCACAAATGGAGAGGGtatggaaaatgaaaattttgaggcTGGTAGATCTGCAACATCTGGTGATTCAGCCAAGTTCTTCACCTAATATTCAGAAAGAGGATTTATCTATCAGTATGAGAAAGAGGGCAAAAAAGAATCTTCTTTAAACTTCTGTCCCAACTAACTCAAACTCACCTCTATAGAATTATTGCTCGCATTGGATACATCTGCACCAAGCATataaagagaaaatcaaatacaaCATACAACATACAAGTAAGAAAATGCCATAATAGTCAATCACCAAACATCCAATTTCAACCAATCGTTTGTGAAGAAAAGTCTTTTTTACCCATTGTATGACCATTGCTTTATCCTTATTAATTATTGAAGAAGTTGGCAAGCATATCATGGCGACACACAAACGTATCATTTTACGATAAATGCACAACCATGTTCAAGAGAAATCCCAGCAAAACATTTGCTTTAGATTTGTGATGTCAATCCTCAAGCATTAATAAATGATACCAATGAACTCTATAAGTGACGCctacaaacttttttttttctctctacatTTTCAACAATAATAGACAAGCCTTCATATGATTCCTAGTCATTCAAACTCTAAAGCACCTCTTTCTTTTGAACAACTAGAACTCCTTTTCAAAAGCACAAATTATCCAATAACCCTAATTTTGATCCCAATAACATAAAAACCATAAATCATTATAAAGCGCACAGAATCAATAAAGATTTATCCTATGTTTAACTACTAATCATACCACGTCCAATCTTCAGTATCTGATGAttagcataaaaaaaataattatagttTGTCACCTCAAAACGGAATAGGCCAAAAGAACACTGCAGTTTGGAAATTTTACTTCTAAATAACCAATGTAAGCACGAAGTCCAAAGCATGTCATCTCAAGAGTTTACCTGACAGTGGAGTCATCATACTCAAACCTACAACAGCTTCGTGGACTTCTGACTTTAGAGAAGCAGGAGTCCCCATATTCTCAAGTGGACTTCCTCCATCAGAAACATTACCTCTCTCATAATCTAAAGCCCCTTTCATCTCCACATCAAGATTCCCACTGATTCCATGAGAGACTTGAGAGGGAAAATCATCGATTTCACCAGCAACACGTCTTTGATTTTCCCACTGGAAGCTCCAAGTTGGAGAACATGTTAAATTCCTGTGCAAAGTTTCACCAACAGTTCTGTCGGGACTGGTTCTATCTCTTGCAGCAATACAACAAGCAGATCCCATGACCACTCATACACAACAAACTACTACAATAACCCTGAAGAATCCAAGCAAACACactattatttaaaaaaaattgacattcCTTAGAAGATAAAACTTAGTTCAGCATTCACTTAAAactaaaaacaattaaaatataaaacttCATCAGCCAATCAGAACCAAACTCAATTCATGCCTCAGAGAAGGATTGCACCACCTATACAAACAACCACAGGTCAATCCGACCTAACTGAGCCGCCGAACTTTGAATTTAATAGAGAAATGGAAATATACTCATTGCTTGGAAAACACAAAGAATAAAATTCACTATTATATATAACCCCCCCTCCTCCGTTAAATCCTTCTACGAGTCAAAAACTGATTCCCGAGGAAAATCATATTAAGCATATATGTTCTTAATAAAACACAGCAAAGGAACTCCTAAACAAGTACTCGTTCTTCTACAGACTACATGGAGAACCAACATAATCTACTAGGAAACAGGGGAAAACTTGAATTTATCAGCAAGGGAAAAATCGATCAGCAAGAAACTATCATGAGGGAAACTTCTCATCATACACCCAAAGAGATGAACCATTATGCACTTTGGTAACTTTTTATCTTACAAGAAAGCGCACTACACATTCACGTAACATAAAAAGATGTCCAATGACATGCCCGTAAAGTACACCTTCTCAAatcagaagcaaaaaaaaacaaatgacgCAGTTATGAAATAGTATCTCATAAGATGACCCTAGGCATTCCCAAAATGGATTGCTCCAACACTCAGTCCCACCAAATTGAACTACAAAAGAGGGAGGAGGAAAAGCTGCAAAAGGATGGGGGCTTGAGGTTTTGAAGATGCTGCTTTTGAGCATCCTTTCACGAACTTAAAACAACTCCCAAGGAAAGAAAACGACATTTGATAAATCTAATATTTTCAAgtttcaaaatcaaagcattGGTCAATTTCCCATATCACAATAATTTCATTTCTGGTATGATCTAAGCTTTTACTACAACAGACCTATCTAACTTCCTAAAAGAAGAACATAAACTGATCCAAGACTAGAAGTCCGGGAGAGACTTGATTTCACAATTAGAACCGCATCCTACCCTGACTAAATCTACAAGCAATAAGAGATTCGAATTCAAGGttggaataaataaataaatattcgaAGTGAGGTGTAAGAAGTAAATCCAAATTCCTCGATTTGACGATTTCTGTAAGAGTTCACAAGTCAACAAAAAATCTATAAGATTCATATCCACGGCCATTTATGGTATAATTAATGATAGAAACATACATTTTACGCATTTGGACGACTTCATAAAGTCTTCTGGCAAGCAGAGAACACAACGGTAATCAGAAGGCCTTCTCTAAAGCATAAATTCACCGATTTCAGTTACTAGATAGCCATTCAATACCCTAATCATCGAGACAAATCCAAATATTTCAAGATCGCCGACTAGCCCGAACAATTCTTCTTAACAATAAATACATCTATTTAAGCACAAAAATACACACAAAAAGTAGAGAAAAGTAGGCAAATCGTACCAATAGAAAACTAGGGTTTCACAGAGCAACAGAGTGGGAGAGAGAAACGCTTAGCATTCATCGTTGTGGCAGTCATGCgatagaggaagaagaaaaagtgtaaGGAGAGGGGGGAGGGATTTAAACGGCGTGACGTAGTACCGTCTGATTTCGCGGCACAAAATGGCAACCGAATGACCGATCGTAATGACGgagttaaaaaaggaaaaagaataatACTAGTACGAGTACAAAAGTTACGAACACCGAGAATTGTGCCACGTATGATGTTATGCTCTCCTTTTCTCTACTGCTGACGATCTCTGCCTTtcctaattttatatttatctctctcttttattttttccactTTTCAAGATGAGGCTTTTCTCTTTGGGGCTGAAAAATTAAATGGGCCTTCAGCCCATCACCCTCATTCACTAGTGTTTGTGGGCCTTATCCACCAGTTGAAGTGGGCACTAGAACTACGTGAAGATGATTCTTctggttttaaattttaatggaAACCATTAAGTTTGCCACTATGTCAAAGCCTTCTCCACCACTTGAAATTATCGAGTAAATTTGTAACGAGTTCGAGTTCGAGCTCGAGAGCCCGAGCCCAAGTATCAAACGTGTCAAGACAGATTATCCCACATCTGATTGACATGACCTAATTGAGTGGCATATAAGAAAGGCAAAGCATCTCTCACACAACAAACATGTTTTCTAGGCTTAAGTGCTATGGAGATAGCCCATAGAACAAATCCATGCGGATCGATGGCCTAAAGCGAATAATAACCGAATACACAAGTACGGAAGagtttgttgatgtgtttggatTCTATTTCTAACAAAACGAACTCAAGTTGTGATACTCGAATTCGGCTCATCGATTCCTAGGATTTTAGATAAAGGAGggcaaaaaaaatctttatctAAAATCCTGACTCCACCCTATATTGAAAGTGAGACAGCATATAATCTAACTCCCTTTCTTGGAACCCTTTGAATTCATGACCTAACCATTCCTTGGAGCCATTGAGAGTTTGCCAAGTTGGTTCTCGATGCCATATCTATGACCTAACATTTAAAGCCATTGAAATTAAATTGCTTACCTTCCCACTAAAActaagacaaaagaaaatgacaCCATACTCAACTCAAATGCAATCCTTTTTTTGGACAATAAAAGACATTTTATTTCGCTTTCCTCTTACATAATTTTCTGGCTTTTGTAAGATTAATATTTATTGTACGTCTACCTAAAATTACCTACTTTAttggcctttttttttaattttctttttaatagtTATTGTTTATTGGTTTAGGCTTCTTTTCACCAAAACCATGTATATAATGCAAAACCACATTTTTGGCATGCATAAgtaaatatattacaaaataCACTTCTTGTTACTGTTTGGAACAACGGAGCCGCAAGTGGTACCGGTAGCGGCCAAGCTTATGCCAAACAGGTGACAATCGATGGGGTCTGCTCTAACTTTAAAATTATGCTTAGCGTtcggttgtttttttttcttttcattttattaatttatttcatcaaacaattaacatcttattttataatttactttcattttaaacatgaaa
It encodes:
- the LOC120011115 gene encoding uncharacterized protein LOC120011115 isoform X2, whose translation is MRKMNLTCSPTWSFQWENQRRVAGEIDDFPSQVSHGISGNLDVEMKGALDYERGNVSDGGSPLENMGTPASLKSEVHEAVVGLSMMTPLSDVSNASNNSIEVKNLAESPDVADLPASKFSFSIPSPFVMPVGDPFSTHVHQLPPNSTPTRRARRSHGYRLFRQVSDSRILGLKSPNDYAESDGRSSVVHSTCSNDLTTGSHGGSSDGWSMRTFTELVASSQRERWSFDSEHLGSAHGRIGESSGRLSYCPSLESQTCGSCSKLLPARSSWSCNELSVAAVLVCGHVYHAECLETLTQEADRYDPSCPICMVGENQVSKMSRKALRMEADLRAKTHKISRNRVIDSYLDGGFDDIDRQSNAKQVAKASKMEASSSSRGAFSKPFLKRHLSIGTKWRRSLSENDYARRKEGFWARYRKYLAPK
- the LOC120011115 gene encoding uncharacterized protein LOC120011115 isoform X3, with the translated sequence MKGALDYERGNVSDGGSPLENMGTPASLKSEVHEAVVGLSMMTPLSDVSNASNNSIEVKNLAESPDVADLPASKFSFSIPSPFVMPVGDPFSTHVHQLPPNSTPTRRARRSHGYRLFRQVSDSRILGLKSPNDYAESDGRSSVVHSTCSNDLTTGSHGGSSDGWSMRTFTELVASSQRERWSFDSEHLGSAHGRIGESSGRLSYCPSLESQTCGSCSKLLPARSSWSCNELSVAAVLVCGHVYHAECLETLTQEADRYDPSCPICMVGENQVSKMSRKALRMEADLRAKTHKISRNRVIDSYLDGGFDDIDRQSNAKQVAKASKMEASSSSRGAFSKPFLKRHLSIGTKWRRSLSENDYARRKEGFWARYRKYLAPK
- the LOC120011115 gene encoding uncharacterized protein LOC120011115 isoform X1; protein product: MGSACCIAARDRTSPDRTVGETLHRNLTCSPTWSFQWENQRRVAGEIDDFPSQVSHGISGNLDVEMKGALDYERGNVSDGGSPLENMGTPASLKSEVHEAVVGLSMMTPLSDVSNASNNSIEVKNLAESPDVADLPASKFSFSIPSPFVMPVGDPFSTHVHQLPPNSTPTRRARRSHGYRLFRQVSDSRILGLKSPNDYAESDGRSSVVHSTCSNDLTTGSHGGSSDGWSMRTFTELVASSQRERWSFDSEHLGSAHGRIGESSGRLSYCPSLESQTCGSCSKLLPARSSWSCNELSVAAVLVCGHVYHAECLETLTQEADRYDPSCPICMVGENQVSKMSRKALRMEADLRAKTHKISRNRVIDSYLDGGFDDIDRQSNAKQVAKASKMEASSSSRGAFSKPFLKRHLSIGTKWRRSLSENDYARRKEGFWARYRKYLAPK